Proteins encoded by one window of Arachis hypogaea cultivar Tifrunner chromosome 1, arahy.Tifrunner.gnm2.J5K5, whole genome shotgun sequence:
- the LOC112695589 gene encoding uncharacterized protein isoform X4, with protein MMYAMGSSLALTTVSNGRFSPHHTLTYTINAFFGPDIGSFSEWLGSLFGGPADAVGSAMATLIHHPLFYVVILGLPLCVLYSRVSSYLVHNHLLDSVSRVPLTRMQCFLLISAASFTHFFLDHLFEENGKTTTYTWILSTGWWESRAPNYPDAVIVVSILCASLIGGFFYLNRANATNSIKNKSYQSMLLILSVASLYCLWCAIQIYWISPRRPAVGEEADLGVLVFLAVYFFLPYGLCIMSMHPKELDSNQIPL; from the exons ATGATGTATGCCATGGGTTCTAGCTTGGCTCTAACCACTGTCTCCAATGGAAGATTCAGCCCTCACCACACACTCACATACACCATCAACGCCTTCTTCGGACCGGACATCGGTTCTTTCTCGGAGTGGCTTGGGTCACTCTTTGGTGGacctgctgatgctgttggatctgCCATGGCCACTCTCATCCACCATCCTTTGTTCTATGTTGTTATATTGGGACTCCCTCTTTGTGTTCTCTACTCCAGGGTGTCATCTTATCTTGTTCACAATCACCTTCTTGATTCTGTTTCAAGG GTTCCCCTCACAAGGATGCAATGCTTTTTGTTGATTTCAGCTGCTTCTTTCACCCACTTCTTCCTAGATCATCTCTTTGAG GAGAATGGGAAAACAACAACCTATACTTGGATTTTGAGCACTGGCTGGTGGGAAAGTAGGGCACCAAACTACCCAGATGCAGTTATTGTAGTCTCCATCTTATGTGCTTCCTTAATTGGCGGCTTTTTCTACCTCAACAG AGCAAATGCCACAAACTCCATAAAGAACAAGTCATACCAATCAATGCTACTTATCCTGTCAGTAGCTTCCTTGTACTGCCTATGGTGTGCAATCCAGATATACTGGATCAGTCCTCGCCGGCCGGCCGTTGGCGAAGAGGCTGATCTTGgtgttcttgtgttcttagctGTATATTTCTTTCTGCCTTATGGTTTGTGTATCATGTCAATGCACCCAAAAGAGCTTGACTCTAATCAAATTCCACTTTAA
- the LOC112695589 gene encoding uncharacterized protein isoform X3, which yields MMYAMGSSLALTTVSNGRFSPHHTLTYTINAFFGPDIGSFSEWLGSLFGGPADAVGSAMATLIHHPLFYVVILGLPLCVLYSRVSSYLVHNHLLDSVSRQVPLTRMQCFLLISAASFTHFFLDHLFEENGKTTTYTWILSTGWWESRAPNYPDAVIVVSILCASLIGGFFYLNRANATNSIKNKSYQSMLLILSVASLYCLWCAIQIYWISPRRPAVGEEADLGVLVFLAVYFFLPYGLCIMSMHPKELDSNQIPL from the exons ATGATGTATGCCATGGGTTCTAGCTTGGCTCTAACCACTGTCTCCAATGGAAGATTCAGCCCTCACCACACACTCACATACACCATCAACGCCTTCTTCGGACCGGACATCGGTTCTTTCTCGGAGTGGCTTGGGTCACTCTTTGGTGGacctgctgatgctgttggatctgCCATGGCCACTCTCATCCACCATCCTTTGTTCTATGTTGTTATATTGGGACTCCCTCTTTGTGTTCTCTACTCCAGGGTGTCATCTTATCTTGTTCACAATCACCTTCTTGATTCTGTTTCAAGG CAGGTTCCCCTCACAAGGATGCAATGCTTTTTGTTGATTTCAGCTGCTTCTTTCACCCACTTCTTCCTAGATCATCTCTTTGAG GAGAATGGGAAAACAACAACCTATACTTGGATTTTGAGCACTGGCTGGTGGGAAAGTAGGGCACCAAACTACCCAGATGCAGTTATTGTAGTCTCCATCTTATGTGCTTCCTTAATTGGCGGCTTTTTCTACCTCAACAG AGCAAATGCCACAAACTCCATAAAGAACAAGTCATACCAATCAATGCTACTTATCCTGTCAGTAGCTTCCTTGTACTGCCTATGGTGTGCAATCCAGATATACTGGATCAGTCCTCGCCGGCCGGCCGTTGGCGAAGAGGCTGATCTTGgtgttcttgtgttcttagctGTATATTTCTTTCTGCCTTATGGTTTGTGTATCATGTCAATGCACCCAAAAGAGCTTGACTCTAATCAAATTCCACTTTAA
- the LOC112695589 gene encoding uncharacterized protein isoform X1 — translation MPGPGAHMMYAMGSSLALTTVSNGRFSPHHTLTYTINAFFGPDIGSFSEWLGSLFGGPADAVGSAMATLIHHPLFYVVILGLPLCVLYSRVSSYLVHNHLLDSVSRQVPLTRMQCFLLISAASFTHFFLDHLFEENGKTTTYTWILSTGWWESRAPNYPDAVIVVSILCASLIGGFFYLNRANATNSIKNKSYQSMLLILSVASLYCLWCAIQIYWISPRRPAVGEEADLGVLVFLAVYFFLPYGLCIMSMHPKELDSNQIPL, via the exons ATGCCAGGCCCTGGTGCTCACATGATGTATGCCATGGGTTCTAGCTTGGCTCTAACCACTGTCTCCAATGGAAGATTCAGCCCTCACCACACACTCACATACACCATCAACGCCTTCTTCGGACCGGACATCGGTTCTTTCTCGGAGTGGCTTGGGTCACTCTTTGGTGGacctgctgatgctgttggatctgCCATGGCCACTCTCATCCACCATCCTTTGTTCTATGTTGTTATATTGGGACTCCCTCTTTGTGTTCTCTACTCCAGGGTGTCATCTTATCTTGTTCACAATCACCTTCTTGATTCTGTTTCAAGG CAGGTTCCCCTCACAAGGATGCAATGCTTTTTGTTGATTTCAGCTGCTTCTTTCACCCACTTCTTCCTAGATCATCTCTTTGAG GAGAATGGGAAAACAACAACCTATACTTGGATTTTGAGCACTGGCTGGTGGGAAAGTAGGGCACCAAACTACCCAGATGCAGTTATTGTAGTCTCCATCTTATGTGCTTCCTTAATTGGCGGCTTTTTCTACCTCAACAG AGCAAATGCCACAAACTCCATAAAGAACAAGTCATACCAATCAATGCTACTTATCCTGTCAGTAGCTTCCTTGTACTGCCTATGGTGTGCAATCCAGATATACTGGATCAGTCCTCGCCGGCCGGCCGTTGGCGAAGAGGCTGATCTTGgtgttcttgtgttcttagctGTATATTTCTTTCTGCCTTATGGTTTGTGTATCATGTCAATGCACCCAAAAGAGCTTGACTCTAATCAAATTCCACTTTAA
- the LOC112695589 gene encoding uncharacterized protein isoform X2: MPGPGAHMMYAMGSSLALTTVSNGRFSPHHTLTYTINAFFGPDIGSFSEWLGSLFGGPADAVGSAMATLIHHPLFYVVILGLPLCVLYSRVSSYLVHNHLLDSVSRVPLTRMQCFLLISAASFTHFFLDHLFEENGKTTTYTWILSTGWWESRAPNYPDAVIVVSILCASLIGGFFYLNRANATNSIKNKSYQSMLLILSVASLYCLWCAIQIYWISPRRPAVGEEADLGVLVFLAVYFFLPYGLCIMSMHPKELDSNQIPL, translated from the exons ATGCCAGGCCCTGGTGCTCACATGATGTATGCCATGGGTTCTAGCTTGGCTCTAACCACTGTCTCCAATGGAAGATTCAGCCCTCACCACACACTCACATACACCATCAACGCCTTCTTCGGACCGGACATCGGTTCTTTCTCGGAGTGGCTTGGGTCACTCTTTGGTGGacctgctgatgctgttggatctgCCATGGCCACTCTCATCCACCATCCTTTGTTCTATGTTGTTATATTGGGACTCCCTCTTTGTGTTCTCTACTCCAGGGTGTCATCTTATCTTGTTCACAATCACCTTCTTGATTCTGTTTCAAGG GTTCCCCTCACAAGGATGCAATGCTTTTTGTTGATTTCAGCTGCTTCTTTCACCCACTTCTTCCTAGATCATCTCTTTGAG GAGAATGGGAAAACAACAACCTATACTTGGATTTTGAGCACTGGCTGGTGGGAAAGTAGGGCACCAAACTACCCAGATGCAGTTATTGTAGTCTCCATCTTATGTGCTTCCTTAATTGGCGGCTTTTTCTACCTCAACAG AGCAAATGCCACAAACTCCATAAAGAACAAGTCATACCAATCAATGCTACTTATCCTGTCAGTAGCTTCCTTGTACTGCCTATGGTGTGCAATCCAGATATACTGGATCAGTCCTCGCCGGCCGGCCGTTGGCGAAGAGGCTGATCTTGgtgttcttgtgttcttagctGTATATTTCTTTCTGCCTTATGGTTTGTGTATCATGTCAATGCACCCAAAAGAGCTTGACTCTAATCAAATTCCACTTTAA